One window of the Salvia splendens isolate huo1 chromosome 1, SspV2, whole genome shotgun sequence genome contains the following:
- the LOC121799425 gene encoding AT-hook motif nuclear-localized protein 16-like: protein MTGGADSLHQTPELLGEKPLNMTRRPRGRPAGSKNKPKPPIIITRDSANALKAHAMELVSGCDIAENLIGFARRKQRGVCVLSATGFVTNITLRQPSSSGSIVTLHGRFEILSLLGSVLPPPAPAGAAGLAVYLAGAQGQVVGGSVVGALIASGPVVIMAATFMNATFDRLPLDDGEEVVAGGGQHYQNNRQQRHHVDDVYGIPQNLLTNGALPSDGYGWGQGQGQGQGRAGSKP from the coding sequence ATGACTGGCGGAGCAGATTCCCTCCATCAAACCCCGGAGCTCCTCGGCGAGAAGCCGCTTAACATGACCCGGCGGCCTCGGGGGAGGCCCGCGGGGTCCAAGAACAAGCCGAAGCCCCCCATCATCATCACCCGGGACAGCGCCAACGCGCTCAAGGCCCACGCCATGGAGCTCGTCTCCGGCTGCGACATCGCCGAGAATCTAATCGGCTTCGCGCGCCGAAAGCAGCGCGGCGTCTGCGTCCTCAGCGCTACGGGCTTCGTCACCAACATCACCCTGCGCCAGCCCTCCTCCTCGGGCTCCATCGTCACGCTCCACGGCCGCTTCGAGATCCTCTCGCTACTCGGCTCCGTGCTGCCCCCGCCCGCCCCCGCCGGTGCGGCCGGGCTGGCCGTGTACCTTGCCGGGGCGCAGGGGCAGGTTGTCGGGGGGAGCGTGGTCGGCGCGCTCATTGCATCGGGCCCTGTTGTCATCATGGCGGCCACGTTCATGAATGCTACTTTTGATCGGCTGCCGTTGGACGACGGCGAGGAGGTGGTGGCGGGCGGTGGCCAGCATTATCAGAATAACAGACAGCAGCGCCACCACGTGGATGATGTGTATGGGATTCCGCAGAATCTGCTCACTAATGGAGCTTTGCCTTCCGACGGATATGGGTGGGGACAGGGACAGGGACAGGGACAGGGTCGGGCCGGGTCGAAACCGTGA